The Rhipicephalus sanguineus isolate Rsan-2018 chromosome 7, BIME_Rsan_1.4, whole genome shotgun sequence genome includes a window with the following:
- the LOC119400052 gene encoding uncharacterized protein LOC119400052 — MGKSLSRHCLSSRRERPPSVLSVDEDIVGPCTGTAEPDCPCVIFKKLEALNNRLRSVRLELVEVLPGQLSLSWYESPWESSKLEPAATSQYDPRKSPALGNVRAHLAAAGDDTAQVTAKEIEERTRALTLVQDVLTTHRCVIAVEVNGRTFGGHEELIRDAITSAGSSLRAFRVRDVYRVSQRLVDDLSEAVGSLSQLQELAWTHDKLQKPLSGRLLTLLRTSTLTSLDLTEVHMPFPHAEKLFGTLKKNSSLRKLTLSACLVISDPDETSGLLRDYLSGGHCDHLLSLTVRKSCTSHPPSLSAIVDGVCDNRSLQDLSVAGFFLGRWNFAVVAKLLSENQTLRRLTLIGTSWFEVFQGSFKSREHWKKRESEAPNGFPRCLRALADHRSLEQLTVDVSTFTVQQCFAFCEAVRANEALNTVTLARVRNEDVGAFCDAVRKTGTEQRIRLDHGYVLKEGCCDDVVEYPALIKNVVLDRNNFREPQMINEALRSLPRFGQVNSLSLSVVISQELFGVVASFLEATTSLRRLDLSLPTSEPGSREALLRVLARNRSIRTLRIHKMRFSDPEIQLLATTVSDSSTLCEFGFFVEDNDRVTLKAFLCALEPWFSCNYSMLELSHSPVDDCPQYLSVERVPRRNMALAVRASHYVMGVNASKRCARALELVSNGQGVVRTVAGFASVDEMTAAGLVQQALERLADMTTFMKAAGVVRQNLICHPVSGEDLRGGARLQLDRLDADSWRHVRRYIRLADILDSDFHPPL, encoded by the coding sequence ATGGGAAAATCGCTCAGCCGCCACTGCTTGTCCAGTCGACGCGAGCGACCTCCTTCGGTCTTGTCGGTCGACGAGGACATAGTGGGTCCCTGCACAGGCACCGCGGAGCCGGACTGCCCCTGCGTCATCTTCAAGAAGCTCGAAGCCCTCAACAATCGCCTGCGATCAGTGCGACTTGAACTCGTGGAAGTCCTGCCCGGACAGCTGTCCCTCTCGTGGTACGAGTCGCCCTGGGAGTCGAGCAAGCTAGAGCCAGCCGCGACTTCTCAGTACGACCCCCGCAAGTCGCCGGCCCTCGGAAATGTACGGGCACacctcgccgccgccggtgacgaCACTGCGCAGGTCACGGCGAAGGAGATCGAGGAGAGAACGCGAGCCCTGACCCTCGTGCAAGACGTTCTCACGACTCACCGCTGCGTCATCGCGGTCGAAGTCAACGGTCGCACGTTCGGCGGTCACGAAGAACTCATACGAGACGCCATAACGAGCGCCGGCTCGTCTCTAAGAGCCTTCAGGGTTCGCGACGTCTATCGCGTCAGCCAGCGTCTCGTGGACGACCTGAGCGAGGCCGTGGGCTCCCTCAGCCAACTTCAAGAGCTCGCCTGGACCCACGACAAACTACAGAAGCCTCTCTCGGGCAGGCTGCTGACCCTCCTACGCACgtcgacgctgacgtctctcgaCCTAACCGAGGTTCACATGCCATTCCCGCACGCTGAGAAACTCTTCGGCACCCTCAAGAAGAACTCGAGCCTGAGGAAACTGACGCTCAGCGCTTGCCTCGTGATCAGCGACCCGGACGAGACGAGCGGCCTGCTGCGGGACTACCTGAGCGGAGGGCACTGCGACCACCTGCTGTCCCTGACAGTACGAAAGAGCTGTACCAGTCATCCGCCGTCCCTGAGCGCAATCGTAGACGGCGTCTGCGACAACCGGTCGCTGCAGGACTTGAGCGTCGCGGGTTTCTTCCTGGGCCGGTGGAACTTCGCGGTCGTCGCCAAGTTGCTCAGCGAGAACCAGACGCTGCGGCGACTCACGCTCATCGGGACCTCCTGGTTCGAAGTTTTTCAAGGCAGCTTCAAGTCGCGCGAGCATTGGAAGAAGCGCGAGTCCGAGGCGCCCAACGGCTTTCCCCGATGCCTCCGGGCGCTGGCGGACCACCGGTCGCTGGAGCAGCTCACCGTCGACGTCTCGACGTTCACGGTGCAACAGTGCTTCGCCTTCTGCGAGGCCGTTCGCGCCAACGAGGCGCTGAATACCGTCACGCTGGCCCGCGTACGGAACGAGGACGTGGGCGCCTTCTGCGACGCCGTCCGGAAGACCGGCACCGAACAACGAATTCGCCTGGACCACGGATACGTCCTCAAGGAGGGCTGTTGCGACGACGTCGTCGAGTACCCCGCCCTGATCAAGAACGTGGTGCTGGACCGAAACAACTTCCGCGAACCCCAGATGATCAACGAAGCTCTGCGATCACTACCACGATTCGGCCAGGTCAATTCGCTATCTCTCAGCGTGGTCATCTCTCAGGAGCTGTTCGGCGTCGTCGCGAGTTTTCTGGAGGCGACGACGTCGCTCAGGAGGCTGGACCTCTCACTGCCCACGAGCGAACCGGGAAGTCGCGAGGCTCTGCTGCGCGTGCTCGCGCGAAACCGGAGTATTCGAACACTGCGGATCCACAAGATGCGCTTCAGCGATCCCGAGATCCAACTGCTGGCCACGACGGTATCGGACAGCTCGACACTGTGCGAGTTCGGGTTCTTCGTCGAAGACAACGACCGCGTCACGCTCAAGGCATTCCTCTGCGCGTTAGAACCGTGGTTCTCCTGCAACTACTCCATGCTGGAGCTCAGCCACAGTCCCGTCGATGATTGTCCTCAGTACCTGAGCGTAGAGCGGGTCCCGAGGCGCAACATGGCGCTGGCCGTGCGGGCGTCGCACTACGTCATGGGCGTCAACGCCAGCAAGCGGTGCGCCAGGGCACTCGAACTGGTGTCCAATGGTCAAGGCGTGGTCAGGACGGTAGCCGGATTCGCCTCCGTGGATGAAATGACGGCAGCTGGGCTTGTTCAGCAGGCCCTGGAACGGCTGGCCGACATGACCACTTTCATGAAGGCGGCGGGCGTCGTACGACAGAACTTGATCTGCCACCCGGTGAGCGGGGAAGACTTGCGAGGTGGCGCTCGTTTGCAGCTGGATCGATTAGACGCGGACAGCTGGCGGCACGTGAGACGGTACATCAGGTTGGCCGACATCTTGGACAGTGATTTTCATCCACCTCTGTAA